In Deltaproteobacteria bacterium, the genomic window AACTTATGGGTGGCGGATTGATCCGGAGCGCCGGGGGCTGGCAGGCTGTAATGGAGCTCAGGAAGGGGCGTGAGCAGCATGCCTCCGACGAGCGGGTCCTTGGCTCCTCGGCCTTTGTGGATGGGCTTCTCAGGGAGGCTGAGAAGGCGGACGATGAACGCCGGAAGGCAAAAAGGAGCGTGGTGACGATTGAAACCCTGGCGGAGCGCATGGGGCACGATATGGGGATAGCTGCAGGCGTTTTGCTTTCTACCAGCCGGTGCCGGGGCGTTTGCCGTGCCCGGGCGCTCTTGTCGTGGGTCTGGATTCACCATCTGGGTCGGAGCGGATATGAACTGGCGCGGGCCGTCGGGATTTCACCGGTATCGGTCCATCTTGCTGCAAGGCGGGGCCGGGAGTTGATGGCCGAGTGGAAGGGCGATCTTGAGAGGTGGTGCAGATAAGCTAACTAAACTAACAACGTCCCTCTTTCACAGGTTGATGAACTCGGCTCGTGGAGTGAACAACGAGCTTAGAAATGTAGCGATATACCTGGTACACGGCACAGCTCAGGGGCGGCAAACAGCCTTGAAAAACCAAGAAGCGTATGCGGCAGGAATAGCCTACATTTAGCTGAAGCTGTTTGCCTGTCCCCGAAGCCAATTGTGGTCCAATTTTACGTATTTTTAAGTTCTTGTACCGCAGCATCTATGATGGATTCAGTTTTTTGGATCATTTGATCCATGATCTCAACAAGTTCGTCTAACAGTTGTTTGCGTCTTTGGTCATGGGCTAAATACCATGCCATGACTAATTCCATGTTTTTTTCACCGGATAACATTCTGGGGAATATTGTGCCTACCCACCAAACATCTTTTGTAACTTCATATTGATTTGTATCAGCCATTTCCTTTAATGCATTGAATATATCATCTTCATGCGGATATTTAAAATTCTTTTTCTTACGAGATATTCCAAGGTAAATACCATTTGTCCAGCCTTTATGTGTCTCAATTGCATAATAAATAATTAGATCGCCATCCTTTACCCAATCTTCTTTATACAAGTAGATATCTCCATGTCCCTCTGTATTCAGAAATTTCTCTTCATTATCTACTTGTACTAAATATTTCACTGAAAATTTATTTTTTACTAGTTGAATCAATTCGTTTCTTGCACTTTTAACGCACTTTTCAGTAAGATGGTCTTTTAAATCAAATACTTTTGTGACTTCCCACAAGACGTTGAATATATCTTTATTTTCACACACAATGTTTTTCACTATATCTTTATCTTGCATCACTTGCATCATTGGAGCACCTCCTGTTATTATTATTATCCATTCTTGAAACATTTCAATAAATGATTTGTTTTTCTGAAATTTACATTTTTCTTTACATTTTACTAACCAATTATAAATATCTTTATATGATAATGAAATATATTTTTTATCTTTATCATTCGGATCCCATCTCTTGCAATGTTTGGGGTCTTCGCCCTTCAATGACAAATAGATGATGGAATAGTTACCTTCCCATGCCTCTATCCAGTCGATATATTTATCAAGTTGACATTTACTGTCATCACCCCATAGTTTATTCTCCACAATAAATGTGTGATTATAATATTGGATGAAAATATCAATTTTTCCGTTTTGAATATTATATTCTGGTTTTACAAAATCAAATTGACCTAATGTTGATATATCAACAATTCCAATTTCTTGCATAAATTGATTTAGAAAAATATCACCTTCTTTATGATCCCCTTCTGGATCTAATAAAAACGCAAATAATTTGGTAAAATGAACTTCATCGGCGGCCATTATTGAAAAAATATTGAAATTTGGTGTCAGTTGCCTTTCATAATTATTGCGCAGCTCCCGCAAAGTCTTGAGAGCTGAATGCAATAATAAAAGTTGTGGTTTAATGAGCTCTTGTCTTTCTATCATAAGCTTCTCCTTATCGCTTTTGTGGTTG contains:
- a CDS encoding PD-(D/E)XK nuclease family protein; its protein translation is MIERQELIKPQLLLLHSALKTLRELRNNYERQLTPNFNIFSIMAADEVHFTKLFAFLLDPEGDHKEGDIFLNQFMQEIGIVDISTLGQFDFVKPEYNIQNGKIDIFIQYYNHTFIVENKLWGDDSKCQLDKYIDWIEAWEGNYSIIYLSLKGEDPKHCKRWDPNDKDKKYISLSYKDIYNWLVKCKEKCKFQKNKSFIEMFQEWIIIITGGAPMMQVMQDKDIVKNIVCENKDIFNVLWEVTKVFDLKDHLTEKCVKSARNELIQLVKNKFSVKYLVQVDNEEKFLNTEGHGDIYLYKEDWVKDGDLIIYYAIETHKGWTNGIYLGISRKKKNFKYPHEDDIFNALKEMADTNQYEVTKDVWWVGTIFPRMLSGEKNMELVMAWYLAHDQRRKQLLDELVEIMDQMIQKTESIIDAAVQELKNT